The following coding sequences are from one Clostridioides difficile ATCC 9689 = DSM 1296 window:
- a CDS encoding helix-turn-helix domain-containing protein yields MDTLGERIVYLRKAKNLKQYELEEMLGCDNLSKFERNIRKPNYEILKSIAEIFNVSVDWLLNGDNLSHKSDLICDSSSNYPLNSINSNEIKLLNNFRKLNDYDKAKIEGMIELKLHEYEKEKDLGKIEYNKNKDEKIDK; encoded by the coding sequence ATGGATACTTTAGGAGAAAGAATTGTTTATTTGAGAAAAGCAAAAAACCTTAAACAATATGAACTAGAAGAAATGTTGGGCTGTGACAACTTAAGTAAATTTGAGAGAAACATTAGAAAACCAAATTATGAAATATTAAAATCTATAGCTGAGATATTTAATGTTTCAGTAGACTGGCTATTAAATGGAGATAATCTATCACATAAATCAGATTTAATTTGCGATTCCTCCTCAAACTATCCACTTAATAGCATAAACTCTAATGAAATAAAACTTTTAAACAACTTTAGAAAGTTAAATGATTATGATAAAGCCAAAATAGAAGGTATGATTGAATTAAAACTTCATGAATATGAAAAAGAGAAGGATTTAGGAAAAATTGAGTATAACAAAAATAAAGATGAGAAAATAGATAAATAA
- a CDS encoding helix-turn-helix transcriptional regulator: MDARKKWIPFLGVQVKQRLIELNMTQRELAKKIGVNENYLSAILNGRRTGKKYKSSIYQLLNIEYSEDD, encoded by the coding sequence ATGGATGCTCGAAAAAAATGGATACCTTTTTTGGGAGTGCAAGTCAAGCAAAGACTTATTGAATTAAATATGACTCAAAGGGAATTAGCGAAGAAAATAGGTGTTAATGAAAACTATTTGTCAGCTATTTTAAATGGAAGAAGAACAGGTAAAAAATATAAATCATCAATTTATCAATTACTTAATATAGAATATTCAGAAGATGATTAA
- a CDS encoding putative phage tail protein, whose product MKLIDKLPSFYKNYMVEAIQDSYDSELSSLKENIDDTINQMFVNTSTWGLDMWESILCIQNNEDLNYETRRSNIKAKMRSLGTTKLKVIKNICEAYTKTDVEVTVLSNEFIFILEFIVNNCSYNSIVELDKVLENVKPCHLEHKFKMILLNKNELFCGTAINTGETVTVYPWTPSNIEIFGEITISTGNDRSMEKVILYPKQEAI is encoded by the coding sequence ATGAAATTAATTGATAAACTACCATCATTTTATAAAAATTATATGGTTGAAGCAATACAAGATTCTTATGATAGTGAATTATCTTCATTAAAAGAAAATATAGATGATACTATAAATCAAATGTTTGTCAATACATCCACATGGGGTCTTGATATGTGGGAAAGTATATTGTGTATTCAAAATAATGAAGATTTAAATTATGAGACTAGAAGAAGCAATATAAAGGCTAAAATGAGAAGTTTAGGAACAACTAAATTGAAGGTTATAAAAAACATTTGTGAAGCTTATACAAAGACTGATGTTGAAGTAACAGTACTCAGCAATGAATTTATATTTATATTAGAGTTTATAGTTAATAATTGTAGTTATAATTCTATTGTAGAGTTGGATAAAGTATTAGAAAATGTAAAGCCATGTCATCTGGAACATAAATTTAAAATGATTTTGTTAAATAAAAATGAACTATTTTGTGGAACTGCTATAAATACAGGAGAAACTGTTACTGTATATCCGTGGACACCATCAAATATAGAGATATTTGGAGAGATAACCATTTCTACAGGAAATGATAGAAGTATGGAAAAAGTAATCTTATATCCTAAACAGGAGGCGATATAA
- a CDS encoding helix-turn-helix domain-containing protein, with amino-acid sequence MDTLGKRIAYLRNSKKLTQRKLMDILKFENLGKYETGDRKPNCDILMSIADYFNVTTDWLLYGKEKVNVNSSVKEDKEDYLHVTNDEMMILNLYRQLNERDKIKIEGILELKISEYKDLKKHSSNNNEDKMV; translated from the coding sequence GTGGATACTTTAGGAAAAAGAATTGCTTATTTGAGAAACTCCAAAAAACTTACTCAGCGCAAACTTATGGATATTTTAAAATTTGAAAACTTAGGCAAGTATGAAACAGGAGATAGAAAACCTAATTGTGATATACTAATGTCAATAGCTGATTATTTTAATGTTACGACTGACTGGCTTCTCTATGGTAAAGAGAAGGTAAATGTCAATAGTAGTGTAAAAGAAGATAAAGAAGATTACTTACATGTTACTAATGATGAAATGATGATATTAAATCTATACAGACAACTAAACGAACGTGATAAAATAAAAATAGAAGGAATACTTGAACTTAAGATATCTGAATATAAAGACTTAAAAAAGCATTCCTCTAATAATAATGAAGATAAAATGGTTTAA
- a CDS encoding phage tail protein, with protein MAEQKYYTLLTKAGKASIANATALGKKVDLVKLQLGDGGGSEYSPTEEQTSLKEVVWEGNISNVKIDDDNSNWIVIETVIPGSIGGFMIREVGIFDSENKLIAISKYPETYKPTADSGSVKDLIIRIILVVSNTSSVNLKVDPTVILATLKDIQELDKKIDTTKITLTSGIETTKIELNTKIDNTKTDVTSKIGDTTLLNTTDKTSLVNAVNEVKEGLDSIETTAEKTSYDNTVSKLAATNVQGAIDELCTSVNTARISLINDIKDMLPI; from the coding sequence TTGGCAGAACAAAAATACTATACACTTTTAACTAAAGCAGGTAAAGCATCTATTGCAAATGCAACTGCTCTTGGTAAAAAAGTAGATTTAGTTAAACTACAACTTGGAGATGGTGGAGGAAGTGAGTATAGTCCTACAGAAGAACAAACATCTCTTAAAGAAGTTGTCTGGGAAGGCAATATAAGTAATGTAAAAATAGATGATGACAACTCTAACTGGATAGTTATAGAAACTGTAATACCAGGTAGTATTGGCGGTTTTATGATAAGAGAAGTTGGTATATTTGATTCAGAAAATAAGCTTATAGCTATATCTAAATATCCAGAAACTTATAAACCAACTGCTGATTCTGGAAGTGTAAAAGATTTAATTATAAGAATTATATTGGTAGTTTCTAATACTTCAAGTGTAAATTTAAAAGTTGACCCAACTGTCATCTTGGCAACTTTAAAAGATATACAAGAGTTAGATAAAAAAATAGATACAACTAAAATAACATTAACAAGTGGTATAGAAACTACTAAAATAGAGTTAAATACTAAAATAGATAATACTAAGACAGATGTCACTAGTAAAATAGGAGATACAACTCTACTCAATACAACTGATAAAACAAGTCTTGTAAATGCAGTCAATGAGGTAAAAGAAGGTCTTGATAGCATAGAAACAACAGCAGAGAAAACAAGTTATGATAATACAGTAAGTAAACTTGCTGCTACAAATGTTCAAGGAGCTATAGATGAGTTATGTACTAGTGTAAATACTGCTAGAATTAGTTTGATTAATGATATAAAAGATATGTTACCAATATAA
- a CDS encoding DUF2634 domain-containing protein: MSNTIFPFIGVPEDYEIPKKEELGLFREVAWNFEKDEPIVENGDFKIIEKNEAIKVWVYKCIKTNKNEHEIYSNDYGTELTDLIGQKYSKGLTESEASRYIKEALLMNPYILQVDVVNTNFKKDILGAYIKISTIYGEVEINV, encoded by the coding sequence ATGTCTAACACAATATTTCCTTTTATAGGTGTTCCAGAGGACTATGAAATTCCTAAAAAAGAGGAATTAGGGTTATTTCGTGAAGTAGCATGGAACTTTGAAAAAGATGAACCAATAGTAGAAAATGGAGATTTTAAGATTATTGAAAAAAATGAAGCTATAAAAGTTTGGGTATATAAGTGTATAAAAACAAATAAAAATGAACATGAGATTTACTCAAATGATTATGGAACAGAGTTGACTGATTTAATAGGTCAAAAATATAGTAAAGGTCTTACAGAAAGTGAAGCATCTCGATATATAAAAGAAGCTTTGCTTATGAATCCATATATTTTACAAGTAGATGTAGTAAATACTAATTTTAAAAAAGATATATTAGGTGCATATATAAAAATATCCACTATCTATGGGGAGGTGGAAATAAATGTATAG
- a CDS encoding DUF2577 family protein, producing MANSINEFIGIIRKEGKYYNKPSFFVGKIINKLPDLKVSMNNIVLDKDNLLIDNWLFDRATKSFIITQSNNHTHELNESLTNQLDKGDTVIMFKVGEKFAIISKLVSL from the coding sequence GTGGCTAATTCAATAAATGAATTTATAGGAATAATAAGGAAGGAAGGGAAATATTATAATAAGCCTTCCTTTTTTGTTGGAAAAATAATAAATAAATTGCCAGATTTAAAAGTATCAATGAATAATATAGTTTTAGATAAAGACAATTTACTTATAGATAATTGGTTGTTTGATAGAGCAACAAAAAGCTTTATAATAACACAGTCTAATAACCATACTCATGAATTAAATGAATCTCTCACTAATCAACTAGATAAAGGTGACACAGTTATTATGTTTAAAGTAGGAGAAAAATTTGCAATAATAAGTAAGTTGGTGAGTTTATAA
- a CDS encoding baseplate J/gp47 family protein gives MYSNQTYETIKNRTLKNINLDVYKGEGSFLNDMVSGNTFELSKMYVELSNIYKMAFIEDTYNQLLDKRVNEFGVYRKLGTEATGEVEFIGENGVEISNGTIISYKDLSFVVIKDIVIGGEEGNISPVEALEIGTRYNLPSDCEFKVNDNIFGIEKITNINKFSGGTEIETDEELRERFFRVQKNQATSGNKAHYEEWALEVDGVYNAKVYPRWNGAGTVKVLLFGQNNQAVEEEIITKCREHIEEEMPIGATLTVTTPIPLNITISASMELESGYTLDMVKNSFIENINQYFRSITGEIVYTKIMGILISTSGVHDLSNLLVNNSTDNITIEDDKIPSVTTLDFSEVEV, from the coding sequence ATGTATAGTAATCAAACTTATGAAACAATAAAAAATAGAACCCTTAAAAATATAAATTTAGATGTGTATAAAGGAGAAGGTTCTTTTCTAAATGATATGGTTTCTGGAAATACCTTTGAACTTTCAAAAATGTATGTTGAACTTTCTAACATATATAAAATGGCTTTTATTGAAGACACTTATAATCAATTATTAGATAAGAGAGTGAATGAATTTGGTGTATATAGAAAATTGGGTACTGAGGCTACTGGAGAAGTAGAATTTATAGGTGAAAATGGTGTTGAAATATCAAATGGAACAATTATATCCTATAAAGATTTATCATTTGTGGTAATAAAGGATATTGTCATTGGTGGTGAAGAAGGAAATATAAGTCCAGTCGAAGCACTAGAAATTGGAACTAGATATAATTTACCATCTGATTGTGAATTTAAGGTAAATGATAATATATTTGGAATTGAAAAGATAACAAATATAAATAAATTTTCAGGTGGTACAGAAATTGAAACTGATGAAGAACTGAGAGAAAGGTTTTTTAGAGTACAAAAAAATCAAGCAACAAGTGGGAATAAAGCACATTATGAAGAATGGGCTTTAGAAGTTGATGGTGTATATAATGCAAAAGTATATCCAAGATGGAATGGAGCAGGGACAGTTAAGGTTTTATTGTTTGGACAAAATAATCAAGCGGTTGAAGAAGAAATAATAACTAAGTGTAGAGAACATATTGAGGAAGAAATGCCAATAGGAGCTACACTAACAGTAACTACTCCAATCCCACTAAATATAACTATAAGTGCATCTATGGAGCTAGAAAGTGGATATACCTTAGATATGGTAAAAAATAGTTTTATAGAAAATATAAATCAATATTTTAGAAGTATAACAGGAGAAATTGTATACACGAAAATCATGGGGATTCTAATAAGTACTTCTGGAGTCCATGATTTAAGCAATTTACTTGTCAATAACTCAACAGACAATATAACTATTGAAGATGATAAAATACCTAGTGTTACAACTTTAGATTTTAGTGAGGTGGAGGTTTAA